One Mya arenaria isolate MELC-2E11 chromosome 7, ASM2691426v1 genomic window carries:
- the LOC128240902 gene encoding mucin-5AC-like: MTTTASVNVTDNATVTEIPITVPMTTTASVNVTDNATVTEIPITVPMTTTTSIYVTYNTTVTYNTTATEIPTSVPMSTTVNVNVRDTTTVTDTSTTYPLTTTASVNETDNTNVTDTPNTVPMTTTASVNVTGNVNKTDTTTVTDTTTTKVPITTTGNVNKTDTTTVTDTTTTMVPITTTGNVNKTDTTTVTDTTTTMVPITTTGNVNKTDTTTVTDTTTTKVPITTTGNVNKTDTTTVTDTTTTMVPITTTGNVNKTDTTTVTDTTTTKVPITTTGNVNKTDTTTVTDTTTTKVPITTTGNVNKTDTTTVTDTTTTKVPITTITKFPITTTGNVNKTDTTTVPDTTTTMVPITTTGDVKKTDTTTVPDTTTTMVPITTTGAVKKTDTATVPDTTTTILSITTPGKVHKTDTITVPNTTTTMVPTTGNVNKTDTTNVADTTTTKVPITTTANVKKTFTTTVTDTTTTKVPITTSGNVNKKETTTVPDTTTTMVPITTTADVKKTDTSTVPDTTTTMVPITTTGAVKKTDTTTVPGTTTTMVPITPTGAVKKTDTTTVPGTTTTMVPITPTGAVKKTDTTTVPGTTTTMVPITTTGDVKKTEITTVPDTTTTMVPITTTGNVNKTDTTTVPDTTTTMVPITTTWDVKKTDTTTVPDTTTTMVQITTTWDVKKTDTTTVPGTTTTILPITTTGDVKKTDTTTVPDTRTTIVPFTTSGDVKKTDTTTVPDTRTTIVSFTTSGDVKKTDTTTVPDTRTTIVSFTTSGDVKKTGTTTVPDTTTTKVPITTSGNVNKMDSTIVPVTTTAMVPITTTGDANKTDTTTVPDTTTAMVPITTTGDANKTDTTTVPDTRTTQVPITTTWDANKMDTTTVSDTTTTKVPITTTGDAYRTDTTTVADTATTKDPITTGCANKSENNTAITMTNSQILTSTPPTVTTETVTSKLVTTPTPSAILVPTTHFPTVKPSLESAVVVFNFTLVIQTPFKVPLDDFKSQFRDLLMRTMFNNIKDVNYTVTYSEGSIRCNIETTVPQEKPGIAHETVKALEDIRNNTYVTRDVIATNLRQLVFEHFHSNVSGSDIGVDELVQEIAGKNEAYQQSSDPCSYFRADVCPTAAYYFTCTMNATPSCNHKCEGLNGQGLCGDHGTCFFDLQNYALACKCDVTSWHVYHGASCEQTTATLWFVLAVSLGTGCALLLILAAIIIWLCIRRRRDKQKHDISRYDDSTWELPGSGGIGTLRDLSFRSQPDKTSPFYGRYHRQPGHVNQAFEPVFSGNGLRGAGMYFPTEPEVDAASMPSFLRINTAADYSIQRPAISYKPLNVYRNLYSDTYDTEFPTDRRL, from the exons ATGACAACAACTGCGAGTGTGAATGTAACAGATAACGCCACTGTAACAGAAATACCGATCACAGTACCAATgacaacaactgcaagtgtgaatgtaacagaTAACGCCACTGTAACAGAAATACCGATCACAGTACCAATGACAACAACTACaagtatatatgtaacatataaCACCACTGTAACATATAACACCACTGCAACAGAAATACCGACCTCAGTACCAATGTCAACAACTGTAAATGTGAATGTAAGAGATACCACCACTGTAACAGATACATCAACCACATATCCATTGACAACAACTGCTAGTGTGAATGAAACAGACAACACCAATGTCACAGATACACCGAATACAGTACCAATGACAACTACTGCGAGTGTGAATGTAACTGGGAACGTTAATAAAACGGATACTACCACTGTAACAGATACAACGACCACCAAAGTTCCAATCACAACAACCGGGAACGTAAATAAAACAGATACTACCACTGTAACAGATACAACGACCACCATGGTTCCAATCACAACAACCGGGAACGTAAATAAAACAGATACTACCACTGTAACAGATACAACGACCACCATGGTTCCAATCACAACAACTGGGAACGTAAATAAAACAGATACTACCACTGTAACAGATACAACGACCACCAAAGTTCCAATCACAACAACCGGGAACGTAAATAAAACAGATACTACCACTGTAACAGATACAACGACCACCATGGTTCCAATCACAACAACCGGGAACGTAAATAAAACAGATACTACCACTGTAACAGATACAACGACCACCAAAGTTCCAATCACAACAACTGGGAACGTAAATAAAACAGATACTACCACTGTAACAGATACAACGACCACCAAAGTTCCAATCACAACAACTGGGAACGTAAATAAAACAGATACTACCACTGTAACAGATACAACGACCACCAAAGTTCCAATAACAACAATTACCAAGTTTCCAATCACAACAACTGGGAACGTAAATAAAACGGATACTACAACTGTACCAGATACAACGACCACCATGGTGCCAATCACGACAACTGGGGACGTGAAGAAAACTGATACTACCACTGTACCAGATACAACGACCACCATGGTTCCAATCACGACAACTGGTGCCGTGAAAAAAACGGATACTGCAACTGTACCAGATACAACGACCACCATACTTTCAATCACGACTCCTGGGAAAGTACATAAAACGGATACTATCACTGTTCCAAATACAACGACTACCATGGTTCCAACAACTGGGAACGTAAATAAAACGGATACTACAAATGTAGCAGATACAACGACCACCAAAGTTCCAATCACGACAACTGCAAACGTGAAGAAAACGTTTACTACCACTGTAACAGATACAACGACCACCAAGGTTCCAATCACAACATCTGGGAACgtgaataaaaaagaaactacCACTGTACCAGATACAACGACCACCATGGTGCCAATCACGACAACTGCGGACGTGAAAAAAACGGATACTTCCACTGTACCAGATACAACGACCACCATGGTTCCAATCACGACAACTGGTGCCGTGAAGAAAACGGATACTACCACTGTACCAGGTACAACGACCACCATGGTTCCAATCACGCCAACTGGGGCCGTGAAGAAAACGGATACTACCACTGTACCAGGTACAACGACCACCATGGTTCCAATCACGCCAACTGGTGCCGTGAAGAAAACGGATACTACCACTGTGCCAGGTACAACGACCACCATGGTGCCAATCACGACAACTGGGGACGTGAAGAAAACGGAAATTACCACTGTACCAGATACAACGACCACCATGGTTCCAATCACGACAACTGGGAACGTAAATAAAACAGATACTACCACTGTTCCAGATACAACGACCACCATGGTTCCAATCACAACAACTTGGGACGTGAAGAAAACGGATACTACCACTGTTCCAGATACAACGACCACCATGGTTCAAATCACAACAACTTGGGACGTGAAGAAAACGGATACTACCACTGTACCAGGTACAACGACCACCATTCTTCCAATCACAACAACGGGGGACGTGAAGAAAACGGATACTACCACTGTACCAGATACAAGGACCACCATTGTTCCATTCACAACATCTGGGGACGTGAAGAAAACGGATACTACCACTGTACCAGATACAAGGACCACCATTGTTTCATTCACAACATCTGGGGACGTGAAGAAAACGGATACTACCACTGTACCAGATACAAGGACCACCATTGTTTCATTCACAACATCTGGGGACGTGAAAAAAACGGGTACTACCACTGTACCAGATACAACGACCACAAAGGTTCCAATCACAACATCTGGGAACGTAAATAAAATGGATTCTACTATTGTACCAGTTACAACGACTGCCATGGTTCCAATTACGACAACTGGGGACGCGAATAAAACGGATACCACTACTGTACCAGATACAACGACTGCCATGGTTCCAATCACGACAACTGGGGACGCGAATAAAACGGATACTACCACTGTACCAGATACAAGGACTACCCAGGTTCCAATCACAACAACTTGGGACGCGAATAAAATGGATACTACCACTGTATCAGATACAACGACCACAAAGGTTCCAATCACTACGACTGGGGACGCGTATAGAACGGATACTACCACTGTAGCAGACACAGCGACCACAAAGGATCCAATCACAACTGGTTGTGcgaataaaagtgaaaataacaCCGCAATAACTATGACTAATTCACAAATATTGACTTCCACACCACCAACTGTCACTACAGAAACTGTGACTTCAAAACTGGTGACAACTCCGACTCCATCGGCCATTCTTGTACCAACGACTCATTTTCCAACTGTTAAACCAAGTTTAG AAAGCGCAGTGGTCGTGTTCAACTTCACATTGGTGATCCAAACTCCCTTCAAAGTGCCGCTGGATGACTTTAAAAGCCAATTCAGGGACTTG CTTATGAGGACAATGTTTAACAACATTAAAGACGTTAACTACACTGTCACTTACAG CGAAggaagtatacggtgtaacaTAGAGACGACAGTGCCACAAGAGAAACCAGGGATCGCACATGAGACTGTGAAGGCACTGGAGGATATCCGAAACAATACTTACGTCACACGTGACGTCATTGCCACCAATCTGAGACAACTTGTTTTCGAGCATTTTCATAGCAACGTCAGCGGAAGTGATATTGGCGTCGATGAGTTGGTGCAAGAGATTGCAGGAAAGAACG AGGCGTACCAACAGTCTTCCGATCCCTGTTCCTACTTCCGGGCAGACGTGTGCCCGACTGCCGCCTACTATTTTACGTGCACGATGAATGCCACACCTTCGTGCAACCACAAGTGTGAAGGACTGAATGGGCAGGGCTTATGTGGGGATCATGGCACGTGCTTCTTTGATCTCCAAAACTATGCACTGGCATGCAA GTGCGATGTGACGTCATGGCACGTGTATCACGGTGCGAGCTGTGAACAGACGACAGCGACACTTTGGTTCGTGTTGGCTGTATCTCTAGGAACCGGATGTGCACTGCTGCTCATTCTGGCAGCCATTATTATCTGGCTCTGCATCCGCCGCCGACGGGATAAACAGAAGCATGACATCAG TCGGTACGATGACTCAACCTGGGAACTTCCGGGGTCCGGAGGGATCGGGACGCTTAGGGATCTCAGTTTCCGGTCACAACCCGACAAGACGAGCCCTTTTTATGGCCGCTACCACCGGCAACCAGGACATGTCAATCAG GCATTCGAGCCGGTGTTTAGTGGAAATGGATTACGGGGGGCGGGCATGTACTTCCCGACAGAACCGGAAGTTGACGCCGCGAGCATGCCCTCTTTCCTTCGCATCAACACCGCTGCCGAC TATTCCATACAACGACCGGCCATTTCGTACAAACCATTGAACGTCTACAGAAACCTCTACTCAGAT ACATATGACACAGAGTTTCCGACAGATAGACGCTTATAG